Genomic window (Mercenaria mercenaria strain notata unplaced genomic scaffold, MADL_Memer_1 contig_3794, whole genome shotgun sequence):
atcctactcgcgtcggcgtcttttcgcgtccccaccttggttaaagttttggtgcactttctcttttttcaacttatctctgtaattacttgatggatttgattcaaacttgaaatacttattcatcatgctcatccacatcatctgacattagggccacaactctggcaccaatatttcatgaattatccccccttttcacttagattttcaggttaaagttttgatgcactttcactctacctctgttattactgaatggatttgattcaaactttaaatagttgtttaacattatcacccacatcatatgacacaagttgcataactctgtgacagctcttgtttgctgtCTAATGTCTAGATAAATTGTAAATTGCAGGTACCTGTTTAACTCCATGTGTGCCTATTGATGCTGCCAGGAAAGGAGTTCTGTTATCGTCCTTCACCGAAAGTAAGTTTTTGAATaactgtaaaaatatgaaaaagttaaaaagttgGTTTAATTCCTGTTAATGCTTATAAATATGCATTATGTATGACATCTATAacccctcgtggttcaattcctacgcatctgaactctgaaccgtggtaaatcagaagATAAACAActtgaaggccttgattatttgctaaTTAGAAATTGACATATGAGTTACAAGTTGTTTTTATAGtgattttgtacatttgtaatgGCTGGGGGTTATAACAGAAGTtcatatgaaatacttaaatatgCTTTTATGAGTATGTTTGTGTAAAGTTAATAATCTTTGTAACTGTAttcatctaaaaaaaaaaaaacattaatttttaaaatgtactacATACTACTTGCGAATGCTCGTCCCCATTGGACTGTTTCTGGTGAATTGAGAAAATATTTCCATGACGTGACTGTAGTTTACCGAACTGTAACTTGCCACAGACAGAATGACTGGTATGCCGTCTTTGTTAATTTCCtgtaaataaaatagatttatcAATATTAAATATTGTAGCGTAGCTAGAGGGGGTTGTCATTTTCCTGTATATACATGCCTAGTGGATATTACACTGATTTTCTTGTCCGAAAATGTTGGCGCaatctaaaaataatttaaagaatgtGTGTGTCGGCTAAAGGTTATCATTTTTAGCTCCtctgtctttttaaaaaaaaatggtgagttattgtcatcacttgatcggcgtctgcgttgcctggtaaagttttatatttatatcagcttttctcctaaactatgaaaggtattgctttgaaacttgcaacacttgtacACCATCAGtagctgactatgtacagcaagaaacaactCTATTCTTGCAAGAATTATGGgccttatggccccttttggacttaaaaatatcagatttcttggttaatttttatgtttaggtcaacttttctcctgaactatcaaaagttcttgctttgaaacttgcaacagttgttcaccatcataagctgaccctgaacatcaagaaacaactccatcctgctttttgaaagaattatcgCCCTTTCTGGAAAATCATGTTTGGGACATTTTTTCTGTTATACCAataaatcagatgagtgtcagcaaacgcaaggcagtgctcttgtttctaGGATGCCTCAAGTAAATGGAGTTAATGAGGCAGAATTCTACCACAATATGTAAAGAATGAATGCAAAATAGAAAACGTTTACCACATGTAAGGCCACattaaaaaaagtctttgtttgctgtctcccgaccctactctttttatgcccccgaagggaggcatattagttttcaactgtccgtccgttcgttagttatttgttagttagttagttcgtcacaacgttaactttttgcatgaaggcactttactcgcggaccactgcacaaaggaccttcaaacttcacatgctgatagtacttattgggtACACCACCCCTAccgaccttggggtcaccaggtaaaaggtcaaggtcactggggccaacgttaactttttggatgaaggcactttactcacgaaccactgcacccaggaccttcaaacttcacctgctgatagtacttattgagtacaccacccctactgactttggggtcaccaggtcaaggtcacaggggccaacgctaactttttgcatgaaggcactttactcgcgaaccactgcacccaggaccttcagacttcacatgctgatattacttattgagtgcaccacccctactgactttggggtcaccaggtcaaaggtcaaggtgctgcgggggcatttgtcaccattagtgacagctcttgtttttttcttctttttttttttggtgggggaaaTATACTTTTACCAGTAGAATATATGATTGTTtctttacagaatatttcttctgtaaaaataagacaaatctgtATGTTGtataaaagaatgaaattttaactttcttactcatggttcgcacaggccatgaaaagtccttgaatttgatgcctactccttgaaaactacttgaattttgtaacagtcagaaactacttgaaaactacttgaatttaggaaaaaacgtacaaaagatggcaaatagtccttaaattcgtcgggtgcgaagtgaaaatggacaaacattataaacagaccaaaatttaaataattcataCCTTTCCATCAAGCAGTCCTAAGGAACGGGCACATGCTTCTTTCCATGAGACCTCAGATGAATTTGCATAGACTTCATATATTCCTCTACTGTTCTTCACTTTATCCTGTATGTTTCAAAGTGTTTTCGTTAAATGTATTGCCTTTATGCTCAAAACAGAGGACATCAGACAGTGAATGATTTCTCAAGGTAAAAATTACTGGGACATTTGCGAAATCTTGTACACTTTACCTTATATTGCCAGCTTTAAAAGTGGCATTTCAGGCTTCCCAACTTTAAAGTTATTGCCTTTCTAGcataaattatgtctcccccaggagacatattgtttttgccctgtccgtccgtccttccgtccgtccgtccgtacgtcacacttcatttccgagcaataactggagaactatttgacctagaaccttcacacttcataggattgtagggctactggagtagacgacccctattgtttttgggatcactccatcaaaggtcaaggttacaggggcctgaacattgaaaaccatttccgatcaataactagagaaccacttgacccagaatattgaaacttcataggatgattggtcatgaagattagatgacccctgttgattttggggttactccgtcaaaggtcaaggtaacagggggctgaacattgaaaaccatttccgatcaataactagagaacctcttgacccagaatgttgaaacttcacagaatgattggtcatgaagagtagatgacccctattgattttggggtcactccatcaaaggtcaaggtcagagtggcctgaacattgaaaacaatttccaatcaataactagagaaccacttgatccagaatgttgaaacttgataggatgattggtcataaagagtagatgacccttattgattatgggatcactccgtcaaaggtcaaggtcacaggggcctgaacattggaaaccatttctgatcaataactagagaaccacttgacccagaatgttgaaacttcatagggtgattgtacatgcaaagtaaatgacttCTTTCGaatttgggatcactccattaaaggtcaaggtcacaggggcctgaacattgaaaaccatttcggtcagtaacttgagaaccacttgacccagaatgatgaaacttcgtaggatgattggtcatgcagagtagatgaaccctaacgattttagggtaactctgttaaaagtcaaggccacaggggcctgaacatggaaaaccatttccaatcaataacttgagaacctctcgacccagaatgttgaaacttcatagtatgattgatcatgcagagtaaatgaccctttttgtttttggggtcactctgttaaaggtcaaggtcacaggggcctgaacattgataatcagttccgatcaataacttgagaaccacttgacccagaatgttgaaacttcataggatgattgaacatgcagagtagatgacccctattgattttggtaaGTCTATTAAAGGTCGAGGTCatagtggcctgttcatgtaaaatcattttttggaaataacttgagaaccacttaacctacaatgttgaaacttaataggatgattggacatgcaaagtagatgacccctaattattttgaggtcacttgatcaaaggtcaaggtcacaggagcctgaacagtgacttgagaaccactaggccacgagtgttgaaatttagcgggatgactggatatgccaagtagatgatccctattgcagccaaccatcagtgtctctttgactttcgctcctgacccctattgacttcttgcctataggactttgcattgggggagacttgcgcttttttacaaaaagcaatttctagtttgaTATTAGAATACATGTAAAAGATACTTAAATTTTATTCTAACCTTACTCAGTTTTATTTCCAGTTGAAGCAAtgatgttttgaatttttttttggaaatagtCATGGTGCCTATGCCTGCTTAATTGGGAGAATGAGATatgttaaatttttataataactGTTACAAATCTCTACATTTTGTAACTGAAAGTTGTTTCAAGGGGTTACAGTTTTCAgcagtaacaaggcagtctgaaagacagctaaatcccccgccactgctatggatagtgaaagggtaaacctttgattttagctgtgactttgagcttgaactgacatggctgacttataaattctgcacaatgtcttgatgaggtgatcatttgaccaacgtttcatgaaaatccttcaaggggtttaggagatacagagctgaaacctttgaccttcagttgtgaccttgaccttcagttgccatggctgactcatgagttcttgatgaggttatcatttgacccaagtttgatgaaaatccttcaaggggttaaggagatacagagtggacaccaaatggaaggctcaaaccttcgacccttagttttgaccttgaccttgagctggcatggttgactcataatttctgcacatcgttctgatgaggaaatcatttgacccaagttttataaaattccttcaaggggtttaggaaatatagagcggacacgaaatggaaggctcaaacctttgaccttcagttgtgaccttgacattgagccgacatggctgactcataagttctgcacatcgccttgatgaggtgatagtttgacccaagtttgatgaaaatccttcaaggggtttaggagatatagagcggacacaaaatggaaggctcaaacctttcaccctaagttgtgaccttgaccttgagccggcatgactgattgattggttttgcacatcgtcttgatgaggtgatcatttgacccaagttttataaaattccttcaaggggtttaggagatatagagcggacacaaaatggcaggctcaaatttttgaccttgagttgtgaccttgaccttgaaccgacaaggctgactcatgggctctgcacatcgtcttgatgaggtgatcatttgaccaaagtttcatgaaaatccttcaaggggtttaggagatatggaccggacacgattttgttacggacggaaggacggacgcagactattcctataatccctccgccatggcgggggattaaaataTAGGCCAAAAAAGTCACTGTAAACAAAGGAGGAAATCAAGCtatgtatattctgcaataagcAATGGTTGAGGCACCGACCAGTATGACAGCATTATGACGTCCGTTATGACAAAAAAATTGcagcatgacgtccgatacattactccttggGTAAAAGAAGTCCAGCATAGTATTTATTAAAGTATGTCTATTAGCATGTCAggatgaaaacaatcaaggccttcttgtgatttatttctaatttaccatggttcatcagtcagatgcttcagtattgaACTAATCAGGCTAACGcactcgtggttcaattcctacgcgtCTGAACTCCGATCCGTTGTATATCAGGTGATAAACTACTCAAAGgacttgattatttgttaaataaacagTTATGAATAGAAGTTacaatcaattttttttaaggtaaaatgcagtttccatttttagcttgactgttcaaagaatagtagagttaTTGCACTCGCCCTTGCGTTTGCGTGTGCATCAGCGTCgacatcccgatttggttaagtgttagatgtaagttggtatctcagtaaccacttattcactgtgatgaactgacttacattgcacaggttccagattttttttttgttgcttttttacaaaattatgcccattttttgaCCTCTAAATTGTTGgtcaaggttttgtatgtaagctggtatctcagtacccactaatgggaatggattgtaACTGTagacacttgttcactgtcatcattTGACATGCATTAAGTAATACCTGAAAAGTTGGTTTTAAGGTGTTGCACTTTTTGTTATGGGCACTTCCCACAAATCTCGCCTCCAGATTTGTTAATCCACAGAAAACTTCAACTTCTATGGCCCTGTTAATTTGTAGTAAAAAGTGTATATGAGATAATGTAATATATTAGAGAGGATATTAAACATTGAGAAGCACCCGAATCATGATATAAATTTATTGGTATTGAAGAGAGGGTTCATTTTCAAGTATTTGCCTACACCTGTATATAGtggaaaaaaagtaaatatattcttgtataaaaccacaagcctttcatattttgtatgttacattgGCTTGTGGTCGTTTACCAAAGCTGTTTAAGTTATACCCCATGGGTGTAGAGGCTGTGCCCCATGGGTGCTCATGTTCTAAGTACACATAAAGGGGGAGATATTGTAAATTGTTCTTGTCCTGAAGGTGCAAGGCCTTTGCATTGGATTTTTAGCTAAACTGAAAACGTTCTAGTATGTATTGCATTTTGCATGCTggaatgtaatgtttttatgaaagaagCAAGACTGATACCAGTTGTTTGTTTGTGCAGAAAAACAGATACATGTACGCCCCTTGGAAAGACAGTTCATAGTATGAAAATCTAGTATTAACagcaagttatttttttttctgattgcaCACTTTTCACGTTATTGAATGGGTGTATACAGTGAAAAAAGAATCCAAGAATGTATAATTTATAATCCTTAAGTGTTGTTATACATCGACATCTTTACTAAGTATATCTGGCAATgaattctctatttttagctcacccgagcacaatgtgctcaaggtgagtttttgtgatagcCTTATGTCAGtggtcgtccgtcagtcgtccttCCGtcatcgtcgtcaacaatttgacactctagaggtcacaattgtggccaaatcttcatgaaacttggtcagaatgttaccctcaataaaatcatggacgagttcgatattaggtcatccgggatcaaaaactaggtcactaggtcaaatcaacgaaaaagcttgttaacactcaagaggtcacaattttggcccaatcataaatgaaacttggtcaaatgttaccctcaataaaatcttggacaagttcgtttttgggtcatttgggtcagaaactaggtcaccaggtcaaatcaaaggaaaagcttactAACACTCAGAGTCACAATTTTTgggccctatcttaatgaaacttagtcaaccTAACCTCAATAatatcttggacaagttcgatattgggtcatcaggtgtcaaaaagtaggtcagcaggtcaaatcaaaggaaaagcttgttaacactgaagaggtcacatttatgactgtatctttttgaaacttggtcagaattttaatcttgatgatctcaatgtccaatttgaatctaggtcatgtagggtcaaaaactaggtcaccaggtcaaatcaaaggaaaagctatatAACACTCtcaaggccacatttatgactatattataatgaaacttggtcagaatgttaatcctaataatatataggtcaagttcatatctgggtccgattgggtcagaaactaggtcactaggtcaaatcaaaggaaaagcttgttaacacactagaggccacatttatgactgtattgtcatgaattatggtcagaatgttaatcttgatgatctttaggtcagatctaaatctgggtcttatggggtcaaaaactaggtcaccgggtcaaattgaaggaaaagcttgttaaaactctataggtcacaattttggcccaatcttaatgaaacttagtcagaatgttaccctcaataaaatcttggacgaattcgatattgggtcatctggggtcaaaaactaggtcaccaggtcaaatcaaaggaaaagcttgttaacgctgtagaggccacatttatgactgtatcttcatgaaacttggtcagaattttaatctttatgatgtcaaggtccagtttgaatctaggtcatgtagggtcaaaaactaggtatctgggttaaatcaaagaaaaagctagttaacactcagaggccacatttatgaccatatcttaatgaaatttggtcagaatgttaatctaatGATTCCTAGGTCATtttgagcaatacagggccttcatgccctcttgtttgttgtacATGTCGTTTTTCATAGCAGTGCTGTTTCATAACAGTGAATAATGAAATTGatacttttaacagttaaaacaaaagataacatcaattttatttcactgaaaatttcgGTGTTTCATCGAAGAGCTTAAACTGAAAGTAAATTGGATACATTACCTTAAACAGCTGTAATTATCGTTTCCAGGATTCTGATCAAGTACCATCTTCATAGCTTGAACGAGGTGATTTCCTCCCAAGGCATATAAGTTTACTGTAGACAGCATCTCTTCCTTGAAAGAGTCTGTGGATTCCGCcttttaatgtatacatgcaaATGCATATTGGCAGGTACAGAAAAaggtatttatttcatttatattatttgcTCAATTTTGCATTCACATGTATTTAGTGAAATATGGAAGCTGTGCTGACCATGGCATTATTTTGTTCCAggttttagctcgatttttttggggaaaaaagaaaagctattgcactcaccccgaataaagtccaatatctctgttactataaaagctattgacttgaaacttacaatacTTATTTCAGACCTGGAATTTTTTGCCCACCATcatcaaatcactctgcgtccgtggtccgtccgtccgttaacaatttctcgttttcgcatctcctcataaactacggaggggattttgaccaaactttgtccgaatgatgtattggtaccctagttgtgtccccctgaaaatcagactggttcagcaatttttgactgagttatggccctttgtttatttctataatttacatagatttatatagggaaaaactttgaaaattttcttgtccaaaaccacagggcctagggctttgatatttggtatgaagcatcatatagtggttctctaccaagatgattcaaattatttccctggggtcaaatatggccccgcccccggggtcacattgtttatatagacttgtatagagaaaaactttgaaaacttcttgtccaaaaccacaggacctagggctttgttgttttgtatgtgacatcatctagtggtcatctactaagattgttcaaattacccccctagggtcaaatatggccccgcctgggggtcatatggtttacatatagggaaaaactttgaaaatcttcttgtccaaaccacaaagcctagggctttgacatttgtaaggtagcatcatctagtggttctctaccaagtttgttcaaattatacccctaggttcaaatatggccccgcccccgggttcacatggtttatatagacttgtatagagaaaaactttgaaaaacttcttgtccaaaaccacaggacctagggctttgttgttttgtatgtgacatcatctagtggtcatctactaagattgttcaaattacccccctagggtcaaatatggccccgcctgggggtcatatggtttacatatagggaaaaactttgaaaatcttcttgtccaaaccacaaagcctagggctttgacatttgtaatgtagcatcatctagtggttctctaccaagtttgttcaaattatccccctagggtcaaatatggccccgccccgggggtcacatggttcatatagacttatatagggaaaagcttttaaaatcgtCAGTAACCTATAATattcaactttggaccacatgcatagttttttgcctagaaaaaactttgatcttgacattgacctagtgacctactttcacatttttgaaggtacaggcttcaaatttggaccatatgcatagtttcgtgttccgaaatgaaatttgacattgattttgacctagtgacctactgccacatttctcaagccacagccttcaaatttggaccacgtgcatagttttgtgcactggaaaaaactttgaccttgacattgacctagtgacctactttcacattttttgaaggtacaggcttcaaatttggaccacttgcatagtttcatgttccgaaatgaaatttcacctttattttgacctagtgacctactttcacatttctcaagctacagccttcaaattttgaccacatgcatagtttcgtgtaccgaaaaaagctttgaccttgacattgacctggtgacctactttcacatttttgtaggtacaggcttcaattttggaccacatgcatagttttgtgttttcaaaatgaaatttcaccttgattttgacctagtgatctactttcacttttctcaagctacagccttcaaatttggaccacatgcatagttttgtgtaccgaaatgaactttgatcttcagaatgacctagtgacctactttcacatttctcaagctacaggcttcaaatttggaccacgtgcatatttttgtgttctgaacagattttgaaaccatacatgtatgttcataataaatacagttacattaacagttcattataaatacagttacattaacagttaaaaataactttccttttcatctgactgaaattcattaagagaccattccattaagagaccacttcttaacagtcccttgggtggtctcttaatacaatgtcgactgtatatgGCTAAAACAAGATCAGATAGGGAAAG
Coding sequences:
- the LOC128553407 gene encoding uncharacterized protein LOC128553407, with protein sequence MLSTVNLYALGGNHLVQAMKMVLDQNPGNDNYSCLRAIEVEVFCGLTNLEARFVGSAHNKKCNTLKPTFQDKVKNSRGIYEVYANSSEVSWKEACARSLGLLDGKEINKDGIPVILSVASYSSVNYSHVMEIFSQFTRNSPMGTSIRK